Proteins from one Parvibaculum lavamentivorans DS-1 genomic window:
- the nuoK gene encoding NADH-quinone oxidoreductase subunit NuoK: MAIGLEHYLTVAAILFTLGIFGIFLNRKNVIVILMSIELMLLAVNINLVAFSTHLGDLAGQVFALFVLTVAAAEAAIGLAILVVFFRNRGSIAVEDINMMKG; the protein is encoded by the coding sequence ATGGCAATCGGCCTCGAACACTATCTCACGGTGGCGGCGATCCTGTTCACGCTGGGCATCTTCGGCATTTTCCTGAACCGGAAAAACGTGATCGTCATTTTGATGTCGATCGAGCTGATGCTGCTCGCGGTGAATATCAACCTGGTCGCCTTCTCCACCCATCTGGGCGATCTTGCGGGCCAGGTCTTCGCACTCTTTGTGCTCACCGTGGCCGCCGCCGAAGCGGCCATCGGCCTCGCCATTCTCGTCGTCTTCTTCCGCAACCGCGGCTCCATCGCGGTTGAGGATATCAATATGATGAAGGGGTAG
- a CDS encoding NADH-quinone oxidoreductase subunit J, with protein MIGTAIAFYLFAGITVAAGFMVISARNPVHSVLFLILAFFNAAALFVLLGAEFIAFILVIVYVGAVAVLFLFVVMMLDVDFVELREGFLQYLPIGALIGIILLIELLLVLGGWVIAPGAGSVAASPTPILTDVDNTRALGQVIYTQYVYLFQAAGLILLVAMVGAIVLTLRHKTNVKRQVISDQVARTRETGVELKKVEPGQGL; from the coding sequence ATGATTGGCACCGCCATCGCGTTTTACCTCTTCGCGGGGATCACCGTCGCCGCGGGCTTCATGGTGATCTCGGCGCGCAACCCGGTTCACTCGGTGCTGTTTCTCATCCTCGCGTTCTTCAATGCGGCGGCGCTCTTCGTGCTGCTTGGCGCGGAATTTATCGCCTTCATCCTCGTCATTGTCTATGTCGGCGCGGTCGCGGTGCTGTTCCTCTTCGTCGTCATGATGCTCGATGTGGATTTCGTGGAGCTGCGCGAAGGCTTCCTGCAGTATCTGCCCATCGGCGCGCTCATCGGCATCATCCTGCTGATCGAGCTGTTGCTCGTGCTGGGCGGCTGGGTCATCGCGCCGGGGGCGGGCAGCGTTGCGGCCTCGCCCACGCCGATCCTGACCGATGTCGACAACACGCGCGCCCTCGGACAGGTCATCTACACGCAATATGTTTATCTCTTCCAGGCCGCCGGGCTCATCCTGCTGGTCGCGATGGTCGGCGCCATCGTGCTCACATTGCGTCACAAGACGAATGTGAAGCGCCAGGTTATTTCCGATCAAGTCGCCCGCACGCGGGAGACGGGCGTGGAACTGAAGAAGGTTGAGCCGGGTCAGGGGCTTTAG
- the nuoI gene encoding NADH-quinone oxidoreductase subunit NuoI, which translates to MAWLDQSARSLFLAEFVSSFLLAMRYFFKPKVTLNYPFEKGPLSPRFRGEHALRRYPNGEERCIACKLCEAICPALAITIEAGPRRNDGTRRTTRYDIDMTKCIYCGLCQEACPVDAIVEGPNFEFATETREELMYDKNRLLANGDRWEREIAKNIALDAPYR; encoded by the coding sequence ATGGCCTGGCTGGATCAGTCGGCGCGGTCGCTCTTCCTCGCCGAGTTTGTGTCGAGCTTCCTGCTCGCCATGCGCTATTTCTTCAAGCCCAAGGTGACGCTGAACTATCCCTTCGAGAAGGGGCCGCTCAGCCCGCGCTTCCGTGGCGAACATGCGCTGCGCCGCTATCCGAACGGCGAAGAACGCTGCATCGCCTGCAAGCTTTGCGAGGCCATTTGCCCCGCGCTCGCCATCACCATCGAGGCCGGCCCCCGCCGCAACGACGGTACGCGCCGCACCACGCGCTACGACATCGACATGACGAAATGCATCTATTGCGGCCTCTGCCAGGAAGCCTGCCCCGTGGATGCCATCGTCGAAGGTCCGAATTTCGAATTCGCGACGGAAACGCGCGAAGAGCTGATGTACGACAAGAACCGGCTGCTCGCGAATGGCGACCGCTGGGAACGCGAGATCGCGAAGAACATCGCGCTCGACGCGCCATACCGATAA
- the nuoH gene encoding NADH-quinone oxidoreductase subunit NuoH: MTDVLIAYGIPLAIIAAQSLALIVALLLVTAYVLLADRKIWAAVQLRRGPNVVGAFGLLQSFADLLKFVFKEIVIPAGANKGIFLLAPLVTVVLALSGWAVIPLDARMVIADINVGILYIFAISSLGVYGVIMAGWASNSKYPFLSALRAAAQMVSYEVSIGFVIVCVLMTAGSLNLTAIVESQRTIWYFIPHLPMFVIFFISALAETNRPPFDLAEAESELVAGFMVEYSSTAYMMFMLGEYVSILLMCAMTTILFLGGWLPPIDIAPFNMVPGVIWFLLKVFLVFFMFAMVKAFVPRYRYDQLMRLGWKVFLPISLFWVVLTAGVLVGFDIVPQH; the protein is encoded by the coding sequence ATGACGGATGTTCTGATCGCATATGGAATTCCGCTGGCAATCATTGCCGCGCAGTCGCTCGCGCTCATCGTCGCGCTGCTGCTCGTCACCGCCTATGTGCTGCTCGCCGATCGCAAGATCTGGGCGGCCGTTCAGCTGCGCCGTGGTCCGAACGTCGTCGGCGCCTTCGGCCTGCTGCAGTCCTTCGCCGACCTGCTGAAATTCGTCTTCAAGGAAATCGTCATTCCAGCAGGCGCGAACAAGGGCATCTTCCTGCTCGCGCCGCTGGTGACGGTGGTGCTGGCGCTTTCCGGCTGGGCCGTCATCCCGCTCGACGCGCGCATGGTCATCGCCGACATCAATGTCGGCATTCTTTATATTTTCGCCATCTCGTCGCTGGGCGTCTACGGCGTCATCATGGCGGGCTGGGCGTCGAACTCGAAATATCCGTTCCTGTCCGCCCTCCGCGCCGCCGCGCAGATGGTCTCCTACGAAGTCTCCATCGGCTTCGTCATCGTCTGTGTGCTCATGACGGCAGGCTCGCTCAATCTCACGGCCATCGTCGAGTCCCAGCGCACCATCTGGTATTTCATTCCGCACCTGCCGATGTTCGTGATCTTCTTCATCTCGGCGCTCGCGGAAACGAACCGGCCGCCTTTCGATCTCGCGGAAGCGGAGTCCGAGCTCGTCGCCGGTTTCATGGTCGAGTATTCGTCCACCGCCTACATGATGTTCATGCTGGGCGAGTATGTGAGCATCCTGCTCATGTGCGCCATGACGACGATCCTCTTTCTCGGCGGCTGGCTGCCGCCCATCGATATCGCTCCCTTCAACATGGTGCCGGGCGTCATCTGGTTCCTGCTGAAGGTCTTTCTGGTCTTCTTCATGTTCGCGATGGTCAAGGCGTTCGTGCCGCGCTACCGCTACGACCAGTTGATGCGTCTCGGCTGGAAGGTCTTCCTGCCGATCTCGCTCTTCTGGGTCGTGCTCACGGCGGGTGTGCTGGTCGGCTTCGACATCGTGCCGCAGCATTGA
- the nuoG gene encoding NADH-quinone oxidoreductase subunit NuoG, whose translation MPKLIVDDIEVEVENGATVLQACEEAGAEIPRFCYHERLSIAGNCRMCLVEVEKSPKPVASCAMPAAEGMVVRTKTEQVKRAREGVMEFLLINHPLDCPICDQGGECDLQDQSMAYGVDGSRFHENKRAVEEKYMGPLVKTVMTRCIHCTRCIRFSTEVAGVPELGAIGRGEDMEITTYLEHALTSELSANVVDLCPVGALTFRPFAYTARPWELRKTESIDVMDAVGSNIRVDARGAEVMRILPRNNDDVNEEWISDKTRFVWDGLKTQRLDTPYVRENGRLRAASWDEAFAVIAARLKGVDGSRVAAIAGDLACAESMKALKDLYTALGSPNIDCRQDGAKLDASNRGSYLFNTTIAGIEEADAVLLIGTAPRKEAAIINARILKRARMGGLKVGVIGPRADLTYDYDYLGAGPQSLSDLGSFGDVLKNAANPMIIVGQGALTRADGAAVLAAALSLAQSVGAVREGWNGFNVLHTAASRVAGLDLGLVPGEGGRDVAGILDGASKGDIEVVHLLGADEIDMSRLGSAFVIYQGTHGDAGAHRADVILPGAAYTEKNALWVNTEGRVQAGRRAVFPPGAAREDWAILRALSAALDATLPYNDLAGIRAAIEAQAPHFALLDMIVPAADLPRLESGDLDAAPFETPVQDFYLTNPIARASAVMAECSAGRAAARVQAAE comes from the coding sequence ATGCCGAAACTGATAGTCGACGACATCGAAGTAGAAGTCGAAAACGGCGCCACCGTGCTGCAGGCATGCGAGGAAGCCGGCGCCGAGATTCCGCGCTTCTGCTACCACGAGCGTCTCTCCATCGCGGGCAATTGCCGCATGTGCCTCGTCGAGGTCGAGAAGTCGCCCAAGCCCGTCGCTTCCTGCGCCATGCCTGCCGCCGAAGGCATGGTCGTCCGCACGAAGACCGAACAGGTGAAGCGCGCCCGCGAAGGCGTGATGGAATTCCTCCTCATCAACCACCCGCTGGATTGTCCGATCTGCGATCAGGGCGGCGAATGCGACCTGCAGGATCAGTCGATGGCCTATGGCGTCGACGGGTCGCGCTTTCATGAGAACAAGCGCGCGGTCGAAGAAAAATACATGGGCCCCCTCGTCAAGACCGTGATGACGCGCTGCATCCATTGCACGCGCTGCATTCGCTTCTCGACCGAAGTCGCCGGTGTACCGGAGCTCGGCGCCATTGGCCGTGGCGAGGATATGGAAATCACCACCTATCTCGAGCACGCGCTGACATCCGAGCTTTCCGCCAATGTGGTCGATCTCTGCCCCGTCGGCGCGCTCACCTTCCGCCCCTTCGCCTATACGGCCCGCCCTTGGGAACTCCGCAAGACGGAATCGATCGACGTCATGGATGCCGTCGGCTCCAACATCCGCGTCGATGCGCGCGGCGCCGAAGTCATGCGCATCCTCCCGCGCAACAATGACGACGTGAATGAGGAATGGATCTCGGACAAGACGCGTTTCGTCTGGGACGGCCTGAAGACGCAGCGCCTCGACACGCCTTATGTCCGCGAGAACGGCCGCCTCCGCGCCGCAAGCTGGGATGAGGCCTTCGCCGTCATCGCCGCCCGCCTGAAGGGTGTCGATGGGTCCCGCGTCGCCGCCATCGCGGGCGACCTCGCTTGCGCCGAATCCATGAAGGCGCTGAAGGATCTCTACACCGCCCTCGGCTCGCCCAACATCGATTGCCGCCAGGACGGCGCAAAGCTCGATGCATCTAACCGTGGCAGCTACCTCTTCAACACAACCATTGCCGGTATCGAGGAGGCGGACGCGGTCCTCTTGATCGGCACCGCCCCCCGCAAGGAAGCAGCCATTATCAATGCGCGCATCCTGAAGCGTGCCCGTATGGGCGGCCTCAAGGTCGGCGTCATCGGCCCCCGCGCCGATCTCACCTATGATTACGACTATCTCGGCGCCGGCCCGCAATCGTTGAGTGACCTCGGGTCCTTCGGCGACGTGCTGAAAAATGCCGCCAACCCGATGATCATTGTGGGGCAGGGCGCCCTCACGCGCGCCGATGGCGCGGCCGTGCTTGCCGCCGCGCTCTCGCTCGCTCAATCCGTCGGCGCGGTCCGCGAAGGCTGGAACGGCTTCAACGTCCTCCACACCGCCGCCTCCCGCGTCGCCGGTCTCGATCTCGGTCTTGTGCCGGGCGAGGGCGGCCGCGATGTCGCGGGCATTCTCGATGGCGCCTCGAAAGGCGACATCGAAGTCGTGCATCTCCTCGGCGCCGACGAAATCGACATGTCGCGCCTCGGCTCCGCCTTCGTCATCTATCAGGGAACGCATGGCGATGCCGGCGCGCACCGTGCGGACGTCATCCTGCCGGGCGCCGCCTACACCGAAAAGAATGCGCTCTGGGTAAACACCGAGGGCCGTGTGCAGGCCGGCCGCCGCGCCGTCTTCCCGCCCGGTGCCGCCCGCGAGGACTGGGCGATCCTGCGCGCCCTCTCGGCCGCCCTCGACGCGACGCTCCCCTATAACGACCTCGCCGGTATCCGCGCCGCGATCGAGGCCCAGGCGCCCCATTTCGCGCTGCTGGATATGATCGTCCCGGCCGCAGATTTGCCGCGTCTCGAGTCGGGTGATCTCGATGCCGCCCCGTTTGAAACGCCGGTGCAGGATTTTTATCTGACGAACCCGATCGCGCGGGCAAGCGCCGTCATGGCCGAGTGTTCGGCCGGCCGCGCCGCCGCGCGCGTTCAGGCGGCAGAGTGA
- the nuoF gene encoding NADH-quinone oxidoreductase subunit NuoF, translating into MLEDKDRIFTNLYGLQDWRLKAARSRGDWDGTADIIAKGRDWILDEMKKSGLRGRGGAGFPTGLKWSFMPKESDGRPHYLVVNADESEPGTCKDRDILRHDPQKLIEGCLIASFAMGAHACYIYVRGEFIREREQLQAAIDEAYEAGLVGKNAAGSGWDFEIYVHHGAGAYICGEETALLESLEGKKGMPRLKPPFPANVGLYGAPTTVNNVESIAVAPTILRRGATWFSSLGRPNNTGTKLFCISGHVNRPCNVEEEMGIPLRELLEKHAGGVRGGWDNLLAVIPGGSSVPLLPKSVCDDVLMDFDSLKNVQSGLGTAAVIVMDKSTDVIKAIARLSAFYKHESCGQCTPCREGTGWMWRVMERLVAGDAEVQEIDMLLDVTKRVEGHTICALGDAAAWPVQGLIRHFRGTIEERIASKRGAAQAAAE; encoded by the coding sequence ATGCTTGAAGATAAAGACCGCATTTTCACCAATCTCTACGGCCTTCAGGACTGGCGCCTCAAGGCGGCGCGCAGCCGTGGCGATTGGGATGGTACCGCCGACATCATCGCGAAGGGCCGCGACTGGATTCTCGATGAGATGAAGAAGTCGGGTCTGCGCGGCCGTGGCGGCGCCGGTTTCCCGACCGGCCTCAAATGGTCCTTCATGCCGAAGGAATCCGACGGCCGCCCGCATTACCTCGTGGTGAACGCCGACGAGTCCGAGCCCGGCACATGCAAGGACCGCGACATCCTGCGACACGATCCGCAGAAGCTCATCGAAGGCTGCCTCATCGCCAGCTTCGCTATGGGTGCCCATGCTTGCTACATCTATGTCCGCGGCGAGTTCATCCGCGAGCGTGAGCAGCTTCAGGCCGCCATTGATGAAGCCTATGAAGCGGGTCTTGTCGGCAAGAATGCCGCCGGCTCCGGCTGGGACTTCGAAATTTATGTGCATCACGGCGCAGGTGCCTATATCTGCGGCGAAGAAACGGCACTGCTCGAAAGCCTCGAAGGCAAGAAGGGCATGCCGCGCCTGAAGCCGCCTTTCCCGGCGAATGTCGGCCTCTACGGCGCTCCCACCACCGTCAACAATGTGGAGTCGATCGCGGTCGCACCGACGATCCTTCGCCGTGGCGCGACCTGGTTCTCCAGTCTCGGTCGGCCGAACAACACGGGTACCAAGCTTTTCTGCATTTCCGGCCATGTAAACCGGCCCTGCAATGTCGAAGAAGAAATGGGCATCCCCCTGCGCGAGCTTCTCGAAAAGCATGCGGGCGGCGTGCGCGGCGGCTGGGACAATCTGCTCGCCGTCATTCCCGGCGGCTCTTCCGTGCCGCTCCTGCCGAAGTCTGTCTGCGATGATGTGCTGATGGATTTCGACTCGCTGAAGAATGTGCAGTCTGGCCTCGGCACCGCCGCTGTCATCGTCATGGATAAATCCACCGACGTCATAAAGGCGATCGCGCGGCTCTCTGCCTTCTACAAGCATGAAAGCTGCGGCCAGTGCACGCCCTGCCGCGAAGGAACAGGCTGGATGTGGCGCGTCATGGAGCGTCTGGTCGCGGGCGACGCCGAAGTTCAGGAAATCGACATGCTGCTCGATGTGACGAAACGCGTCGAAGGGCACACCATCTGCGCCCTGGGCGACGCGGCGGCCTGGCCCGTGCAAGGTCTCATCCGCCACTTCCGGGGCACGATCGAAGAGCGTATAGCATCGAAGCGCGGCGCCGCGCAGGCAGCGGCGGAGTAG
- the nuoE gene encoding NADH-quinone oxidoreductase subunit NuoE: MSVRRLDPNQPASFAFTAENVEWAKQQIAKYPEGKQASAIIPLLWRAQEQHDGWLPEPAIRHVADMLGMEYIRAIEVATFYTMFNLSPVGEHYVQLCGTTPCWLRGADELKEVCRKHIGPEGTVSADGKFSWLEVECLGACVNAPMVQINADFFEDLDAASFERVLADLRSGKDVKPGPQNERHASEPAGGLTSLTNVGQETGTGGGN, encoded by the coding sequence GTGAGCGTACGGCGACTGGATCCCAATCAGCCTGCAAGCTTCGCCTTCACGGCGGAAAATGTGGAATGGGCAAAGCAGCAGATTGCGAAATACCCGGAAGGCAAGCAGGCCTCCGCGATCATTCCGCTTCTCTGGCGCGCGCAGGAGCAGCATGACGGCTGGCTGCCCGAGCCTGCGATCCGCCATGTCGCGGATATGCTCGGCATGGAATATATCCGCGCCATCGAGGTGGCGACCTTCTACACCATGTTCAATCTCTCGCCGGTAGGCGAACACTATGTGCAACTCTGTGGCACGACGCCGTGCTGGTTGCGCGGCGCGGATGAGTTGAAGGAAGTCTGCCGCAAGCATATCGGCCCGGAAGGCACGGTAAGCGCGGATGGAAAATTCTCCTGGCTTGAAGTCGAGTGTCTCGGTGCATGCGTCAATGCGCCGATGGTGCAGATCAATGCCGACTTCTTCGAGGACCTCGATGCGGCGTCGTTCGAGCGTGTCCTCGCCGATCTCCGTTCCGGCAAGGATGTGAAGCCGGGACCGCAAAACGAACGTCACGCGTCCGAGCCTGCGGGCGGGCTCACCAGCCTCACGAATGTCGGGCAGGAAACCGGGACGGGCGGGGGCAACTGA
- a CDS encoding NADH-quinone oxidoreductase subunit D, which yields MAEQELRNYHLNFGPQHPAAHGVLRLVLELDGEVVERVDPHIGLLHRGTEKLIEYKTYLQATPYFDRLDYVAPMNQEHAFVLAAERLLGLEVPRRAQFIRVLYSEIGRILAHLLNVTTQAMDVGALTPPLWGFEEREKLMIFYERASGARLHANYFRTGGVHRDLPPKLLEDIYNFCDPCSQVLDDLEGLITDNRIFKQRNVDIGVVSQEEALEWGFSGVMVRGSGMAWDLRRAQPYEVYSELDFDIPVGKNGDCYDRYLCRMEEMRQSLRIMKQCIELMPGGPVHVLDGKVVPPSRSEMKRSMEALIHHFKLYTEGYHVPAGEVYAAVEAPKGEFGVYLVSDGGNKPYKCKIRAPGYAHLQAMDHLCKGHMLADVSAILGSIDIVFGEVDR from the coding sequence ATGGCCGAACAGGAACTCCGCAATTATCACCTGAATTTCGGTCCGCAGCATCCGGCCGCGCATGGTGTGCTGCGCCTCGTGCTGGAGCTCGATGGCGAAGTCGTCGAGCGCGTGGACCCGCATATCGGTCTTCTGCACCGTGGCACGGAAAAGCTGATCGAGTACAAGACCTATCTTCAGGCGACCCCATACTTCGACCGGCTCGATTACGTTGCGCCGATGAACCAGGAGCACGCCTTCGTGCTTGCCGCCGAGCGTTTGCTTGGCCTCGAGGTGCCGCGCCGCGCCCAGTTCATCCGCGTCCTCTATTCCGAGATCGGCCGCATCCTCGCGCATTTGCTCAACGTAACGACGCAGGCGATGGACGTCGGCGCGCTCACCCCGCCGCTTTGGGGCTTTGAAGAACGCGAAAAGCTCATGATCTTTTATGAGCGTGCGTCCGGAGCCCGCCTTCACGCAAATTATTTCCGCACGGGCGGTGTGCATCGCGACCTGCCGCCAAAGCTGCTCGAGGATATCTACAATTTTTGCGACCCGTGTTCGCAGGTGCTGGACGATCTCGAAGGTCTCATCACCGACAACCGCATCTTCAAGCAGCGCAACGTCGACATCGGCGTCGTCTCGCAGGAAGAGGCGCTGGAGTGGGGCTTCTCCGGCGTCATGGTGCGCGGCTCAGGCATGGCCTGGGACCTGCGCCGCGCGCAGCCCTATGAGGTTTATTCCGAACTCGATTTCGACATTCCCGTAGGCAAGAACGGCGACTGCTACGATCGCTATCTCTGCCGCATGGAAGAAATGCGCCAGTCCTTGCGCATCATGAAGCAGTGCATCGAGTTGATGCCGGGTGGTCCTGTGCATGTGCTCGATGGCAAGGTCGTGCCGCCGTCGCGCAGCGAGATGAAGCGCTCGATGGAAGCGCTTATTCATCACTTCAAGCTTTATACCGAGGGCTACCACGTGCCCGCCGGCGAGGTTTATGCCGCCGTCGAAGCGCCCAAGGGCGAGTTCGGCGTCTACCTCGTGTCGGATGGTGGTAATAAGCCTTACAAGTGCAAGATCCGTGCTCCCGGCTACGCGCATCTTCAGGCCATGGACCATCTCTGCAAGGGTCACATGCTTGCGGACGTATCGGCCATTCTCGGTTCTATCGACATCGTTTTCGGAGAGGTGGACCGGTGA
- a CDS encoding NADH-quinone oxidoreductase subunit C: protein MDESLAELGEHILGTLEESVLGFHVAFGELNVLAQAQSIARVLKFLRDDPACRFGTLLDITAVDYPQRPERFDVVYHLLSMHQNQRIRVTVRTNEETAVPSVVAVYPSANWYERETFDMYGVLFSDHPDLRRILTDYGFNGYPLRKDFPLTGYVEVRYDDDEKRVVYEPVKLVQEFRNFDFMSPWEGAEYLLPGDEKAEH from the coding sequence ATGGACGAAAGTCTTGCAGAACTGGGCGAACACATTCTTGGCACGCTCGAAGAGTCCGTGTTGGGATTTCACGTCGCTTTCGGCGAACTCAACGTTCTGGCTCAGGCCCAGTCGATCGCACGGGTCCTGAAGTTCCTGCGCGATGACCCCGCCTGCCGCTTCGGAACGCTTCTGGACATCACGGCCGTCGACTACCCGCAACGTCCGGAGCGGTTCGACGTCGTCTATCATCTCCTGTCGATGCACCAGAACCAGCGCATCCGCGTAACGGTCCGCACCAACGAGGAAACCGCAGTGCCGAGCGTGGTCGCGGTTTATCCCTCCGCTAACTGGTATGAGCGTGAAACCTTCGACATGTACGGGGTGCTCTTTTCCGATCATCCGGACCTTCGCCGCATCCTCACGGACTATGGTTTCAACGGCTATCCGCTCCGCAAGGATTTTCCCCTTACCGGCTATGTCGAAGTGCGCTACGACGACGACGAGAAGCGTGTGGTCTACGAGCCGGTGAAGCTGGTGCAGGAGTTCCGCAACTTCGATTTCATGAGCCCTTGGGAAGGCGCGGAATACCTGCTGCCGGGCGATGAGAAGGCGGAGCACTAG
- a CDS encoding NuoB/complex I 20 kDa subunit family protein: MGVTNPDKVISNTPGVVDPATSVPAWQDDAFFRQATDQLADKGFVLTTVDDLINWSRTGSLMWMTFGLACCAVEMMQTSMPRYDAERFGVAPRASPRQSDVMIVAGTLTNKMAPALRKVYDQMPEPRYVISMGSCANGGGYYHYSYSVVRGCDRIVPVDIYVPGCPPTAEALLYGILALQKKIRRTGTLDR; the protein is encoded by the coding sequence ATGGGAGTGACGAACCCCGACAAGGTAATCTCCAACACGCCGGGCGTGGTCGATCCCGCTACGTCGGTTCCGGCTTGGCAGGATGATGCTTTTTTCCGTCAGGCGACGGACCAGCTTGCCGACAAGGGCTTTGTGCTGACGACGGTTGATGATCTCATCAACTGGTCGCGCACCGGCTCGCTGATGTGGATGACCTTCGGTCTCGCCTGCTGCGCGGTCGAGATGATGCAGACCTCGATGCCTCGCTACGATGCCGAACGCTTCGGTGTCGCGCCCCGCGCCAGTCCGCGCCAGTCCGACGTGATGATCGTCGCCGGCACCTTGACGAACAAGATGGCGCCGGCGCTGCGCAAGGTCTATGACCAGATGCCGGAGCCGCGCTATGTGATCTCGATGGGGTCATGTGCGAATGGCGGCGGTTACTACCACTACTCCTATTCCGTGGTGCGCGGCTGCGACCGGATCGTCCCGGTCGACATCTACGTGCCCGGCTGTCCTCCCACCGCCGAGGCGCTGCTTTACGGCATCCTGGCGCTTCAGAAGAAGATCCGTCGGACGGGTACGCTCGACCGCTGA
- a CDS encoding NADH-quinone oxidoreductase subunit A yields the protein MEDLLLEYLPILIFMGLSLVVGLALLIAPFVIAPSKPDPEKLAAYECGFDAFDDARMKFDVKYYLVAILFIIFDLEVAFLFPWAVSLGDVGGFGFWSMMVFLGVLTIGFTYEWRKGALEWE from the coding sequence ATGGAAGACCTGCTGCTCGAGTACCTGCCCATACTGATCTTTATGGGCCTGTCTCTCGTCGTGGGCCTCGCGCTGTTGATTGCGCCTTTCGTGATCGCGCCGAGCAAGCCGGATCCGGAAAAGCTCGCTGCCTATGAATGCGGTTTCGACGCCTTCGACGACGCGCGAATGAAGTTCGACGTGAAATATTATCTGGTCGCCATCCTTTTCATCATTTTCGATCTGGAAGTCGCCTTTCTGTTTCCCTGGGCAGTTTCGCTCGGCGATGTCGGCGGCTTTGGTTTCTGGTCGATGATGGTTTTCCTGGGTGTGCTGACGATTGGCTTTACCTATGAGTGGCGGAAGGGTGCTCTGGAATGGGAGTGA
- a CDS encoding MFS transporter: MPRTLAPVFSLLLATAILLIGNGLLGTLIPIRAGIDGFAITTVGVIGSVYFAGFLVGCMATPHVVHRAGHIRSFAAFCGLASVAPLIHALSSDPFIWGLMRILTGFCFAGLYMVIESWLNEQSTNETRGRFFSTYVIVNLSALTVGQFMLNAADPGGFALFAVCSILTSLALVPVALTTSVQPMPIQSTRIDVWKLYALSPVGLIGSFVVGLTNAPFWTLAPLYASESGLDMSGISLFMAAAIIGGAIAQWPIGRLSDQMDRRRVIVVVSIGAALGEIALVIAGSGGSVTAVMLAGFLFGVFGLTLYSVCVAHMNDHGQSESFVAISGGLLIVFSIGSIIGPTVASIGVSTFGIASIFLVTATVHLLFAAYTGYRITSAPALTGEQRSDFVAVPFTQVQPLPTELDPRASDEALAPEEASETDATAR, encoded by the coding sequence TTGCCCCGCACCCTTGCACCCGTTTTTTCCCTGTTGCTGGCTACGGCAATCCTGCTGATCGGCAATGGCCTGCTTGGCACGCTCATACCGATTCGCGCCGGCATAGACGGTTTCGCCATAACGACCGTGGGCGTGATCGGCAGCGTCTATTTCGCGGGCTTTCTGGTCGGCTGCATGGCGACGCCGCATGTGGTGCATCGGGCAGGACACATCAGAAGCTTTGCGGCCTTTTGCGGCCTCGCATCCGTCGCGCCGCTGATTCACGCACTTTCTTCAGATCCGTTCATTTGGGGCCTCATGCGCATCCTGACGGGTTTCTGCTTCGCGGGGCTCTACATGGTGATCGAGAGCTGGCTGAACGAGCAGTCCACGAATGAGACGCGCGGGCGCTTCTTTTCCACCTATGTGATCGTGAACCTGTCGGCGCTGACTGTCGGGCAGTTCATGCTCAACGCGGCGGACCCGGGCGGCTTTGCCCTTTTCGCCGTGTGCTCGATCCTCACTTCGCTGGCGCTGGTGCCCGTAGCCCTTACAACGTCAGTGCAGCCGATGCCCATCCAGAGCACGCGGATCGATGTCTGGAAGCTCTATGCACTGTCTCCCGTGGGCTTGATAGGGTCGTTCGTGGTTGGCCTTACCAATGCACCGTTCTGGACGCTGGCGCCCCTCTATGCGAGCGAGAGCGGCCTCGACATGAGCGGCATTTCGCTTTTCATGGCAGCGGCCATCATCGGCGGGGCGATAGCGCAGTGGCCGATCGGGCGGCTTTCGGACCAAATGGACCGCCGGCGGGTCATAGTCGTCGTCAGCATCGGCGCGGCACTGGGCGAGATTGCCCTGGTGATCGCTGGGAGCGGCGGCAGCGTGACGGCGGTGATGCTGGCAGGCTTCCTGTTTGGTGTGTTCGGCCTGACGCTCTATTCGGTCTGTGTGGCCCATATGAACGACCATGGGCAGAGCGAAAGTTTCGTGGCGATATCGGGGGGGCTGCTGATCGTCTTTTCCATTGGGTCGATCATCGGCCCGACGGTGGCGTCCATCGGCGTTTCGACTTTCGGCATTGCCTCCATTTTCCTGGTAACGGCGACAGTTCACCTGCTTTTTGCGGCGTATACCGGCTACCGGATCACTTCTGCCCCTGCGCTGACCGGGGAGCAGCGCAGCGACTTCGTCGCGGTGCCTTTTACCCAGGTGCAGCCGCTGCCGACAGAGCTCGACCCGCGGGCCTCGGACGAAGCTCTGGCGCCGGAAGAGGCGAGCGAGACGGACGCAACGGCACGTTGA